The proteins below come from a single Candidatus Sulfotelmatobacter sp. genomic window:
- the prfB gene encoding peptide chain release factor 2: MCRAAFTRTLDLSCSRSPNFASVSIRPTNGSRVCGGIFDIEARRSEVSELEARMAAPGFWDRQDEAQRTVFSLKSAKKTLDDFNARAGACQSLVELLDLAESERDDTMLQEIERELGRLESEVASLETRSLLSGEHDRLGAIVNIHPGAGGTESQDWAEMLMRMYQRWGERHGYRVTVLDFQSAEIAGIKDATLEIEGEYAYGYLKAESGVHRLVRISPYDANARRHTSFASVSVLPTIDDSVKVELKPDELKIDTFRAGGAGGQHVNKTESAVRITHLPTGIVVQSQAERSQHRNKDAAMKILLSRLFVYYEEKERQKTQALAGPKKEIDFGNQIRSYVLQPYTVVNDHRTETKIGDVQSVLDGDLDPFIDAWLKRKERT, translated from the coding sequence GTGTGTCGCGCCGCATTCACCAGGACCCTCGACCTCTCATGCTCACGCTCTCCGAACTTCGCAAGCGTCTCGATCAGACCCACGAACGGCTCGAGGGTCTGCGGAGGTATCTTTGACATCGAGGCGCGGCGCTCCGAGGTGAGCGAGCTGGAGGCGCGAATGGCGGCGCCCGGGTTCTGGGACCGCCAGGACGAGGCGCAGCGCACGGTCTTCAGCCTCAAGTCCGCCAAGAAGACACTCGACGATTTCAACGCGCGCGCCGGCGCCTGCCAGAGCCTCGTCGAGCTGCTCGATCTCGCCGAATCCGAGCGCGACGACACCATGCTGCAGGAAATCGAGCGCGAGCTCGGACGTCTCGAGTCCGAGGTCGCCTCGCTCGAGACCCGCAGCCTGCTCTCGGGCGAACACGACCGGCTCGGCGCGATCGTCAACATCCATCCCGGCGCCGGCGGGACCGAGTCTCAGGACTGGGCCGAGATGCTGATGCGCATGTACCAGCGCTGGGGCGAGCGACACGGTTACCGCGTCACCGTGCTCGATTTCCAGAGCGCGGAAATTGCGGGCATCAAGGACGCCACGCTCGAGATCGAGGGCGAGTACGCCTACGGCTACCTCAAGGCCGAGTCGGGGGTGCACCGGCTGGTGCGCATCTCGCCTTACGACGCCAACGCCCGGCGCCACACCTCGTTCGCATCGGTATCGGTGCTGCCGACGATCGACGACAGCGTCAAAGTGGAGCTGAAGCCCGATGAGCTGAAGATCGACACCTTCCGCGCGGGAGGCGCCGGCGGGCAGCACGTCAACAAGACCGAGTCCGCGGTGCGCATCACCCATCTGCCGACCGGAATCGTGGTGCAATCGCAGGCCGAACGCAGTCAGCATCGCAACAAGGACGCGGCCATGAAGATTCTGCTGAGCCGCCTGTTCGTGTACTACGAGGAGAAGGAACGCCAGAAGACCCAGGCGCTCGCCGGCCCCAAGAAGGAGATCGACTTCGGCAATCAGATCCGCTCCTATGTGCTCCAGCCCTACACCGTGGTGAACGATCACCGCACCGAGACCAAAATCGGCGACGTACAGTCGGTGCTCGACGGCGATCTCGATCCGTTCATCGATGCCTGGCTCAAGCGCAAGGAGCGAACGTGA
- a CDS encoding phosphomannomutase/phosphoglucomutase yields the protein MIPRHIFREYDIRGLHATELTDEVGEAVGRAFATLLAAEGGLRIALGEDVRPSSARLAAAVERGLVAAGASVERVGVVPTPALYFAVASRGLDGGLQVTGSHNPSEFNGFKLTARKRPIFGPDIQAMRAGIERGALRSAPGGSSRPAPVLDEYRAMLVERLSSPRGLRVVMDCGNGCAGTVVPEVFERMGHRVTPLYAELDGSFPHHLPDPTVPGLMQDLSAAVREQRADFGIGFDGDADRIGAVDAAGKLVFGDQLLALLARDVLSRVPGGEIIFDVKCSQGLIEDIAAHGGRPSMWKTGHSLIKSRLLETGAPLAGEMSGHMFFNEGYFGFDDALFAAGRLLRFVAASGKDFASLVDSIPHYFSTPETRLDCPEELKFQVPEELKRQFAGRYRVIDIDGARVEFGDGWGLVRASNTQSVVVVRFEARSPERLEEIRRMMMEPLRRLGVGEAAVGH from the coding sequence GTGATCCCCCGTCACATCTTTCGCGAGTACGACATCCGCGGCCTGCACGCCACCGAGCTGACCGACGAAGTGGGCGAAGCGGTCGGGCGGGCATTCGCGACCCTGCTCGCCGCCGAGGGCGGGTTGCGCATCGCGCTGGGCGAGGACGTGCGGCCCAGCAGCGCGCGCCTGGCGGCGGCGGTGGAGCGGGGGCTGGTCGCGGCCGGAGCCAGCGTCGAGCGAGTGGGCGTGGTGCCGACGCCGGCGCTGTACTTCGCCGTCGCCTCGCGCGGGCTCGACGGCGGCCTGCAGGTCACCGGCAGTCACAATCCGTCCGAGTTCAACGGTTTCAAGCTGACCGCGCGCAAGCGCCCGATCTTCGGCCCCGACATCCAGGCGATGCGCGCCGGGATCGAACGCGGAGCACTGCGCTCGGCGCCGGGCGGATCGTCACGACCCGCTCCGGTGCTCGACGAGTATCGCGCCATGCTGGTCGAGCGGCTCTCCAGCCCGCGCGGTCTCCGGGTGGTGATGGACTGCGGCAACGGCTGCGCGGGAACCGTGGTGCCCGAAGTGTTCGAGCGCATGGGACATCGGGTGACGCCGCTCTATGCCGAGCTCGACGGCTCCTTCCCGCATCATCTGCCCGATCCCACCGTGCCCGGGCTGATGCAGGATCTGTCGGCCGCGGTCCGCGAACAGCGCGCCGATTTCGGCATCGGGTTCGACGGCGACGCCGATCGCATCGGCGCCGTGGACGCGGCGGGGAAGCTGGTGTTCGGCGACCAGTTGCTCGCGCTGCTCGCGCGCGACGTGCTCAGCCGCGTGCCGGGCGGGGAGATCATCTTCGACGTCAAATGCTCGCAGGGGCTGATCGAGGACATCGCCGCTCACGGTGGCCGTCCATCGATGTGGAAGACCGGTCACTCGCTGATCAAGAGCCGGCTGCTCGAGACCGGCGCGCCGCTGGCGGGGGAGATGTCCGGACACATGTTCTTCAACGAGGGCTACTTCGGATTCGACGACGCGTTGTTCGCCGCCGGACGGCTGCTGCGCTTCGTCGCCGCCAGCGGCAAGGACTTTGCGTCCCTGGTGGACTCGATCCCTCATTACTTCTCCACGCCAGAAACCCGGCTCGACTGTCCCGAGGAGCTCAAGTTCCAGGTGCCCGAAGAGCTGAAGCGCCAGTTCGCCGGACGCTATCGCGTGATCGACATCGATGGTGCGCGCGTGGAATTCGGCGACGGTTGGGGCCTGGTGCGCGCGTCCAACACGCAGTCGGTGGTCGTGGTGCGATTCGAGGCCCGCAGCCCGGAGCGGCTCGAGGAAATCCGCCGCATGATGATGGAGCCGCTTCGCCGCCTCGGCGTGGGCGAGGCGGCGGTCGGGCACTGA
- the coaE gene encoding dephospho-CoA kinase (Dephospho-CoA kinase (CoaE) performs the final step in coenzyme A biosynthesis.): MSTNRSGAAVRLRRRPANDGLLIVGLVGQAGSGKSTVARAFAARGAHVIEADQVGHEVTDRDPEVREALIAEYGTGVYRADGTLDRARVASRVFSDRASLQRLNQLVHPRIVERIRRRIAELRADGTQGVVVVDAALMLDWGFQRECDVLLAVTAAGSEQLARLERSRGWSRAEAAARLAAQPSREEYEAAADERIENSGSEADLQKQLAAVWQRLVLRLSGRC; this comes from the coding sequence ATGTCCACTAATCGAAGCGGCGCCGCAGTACGGCTGCGCCGGCGTCCCGCGAACGACGGGTTGCTGATCGTCGGTCTGGTCGGGCAGGCGGGGAGCGGCAAGAGCACGGTGGCGCGCGCGTTCGCCGCCCGAGGCGCGCACGTGATCGAGGCCGACCAGGTCGGTCACGAGGTTACCGATCGTGATCCGGAAGTGCGCGAAGCACTGATCGCCGAGTACGGCACCGGCGTCTACCGTGCCGATGGCACGCTCGATCGGGCCCGCGTCGCGAGCCGGGTGTTCTCCGATCGCGCCTCGCTCCAGCGTCTGAACCAGCTGGTGCACCCGCGCATCGTCGAGCGGATTCGCCGGCGCATCGCCGAGCTGAGAGCCGACGGCACTCAGGGCGTGGTGGTGGTGGATGCGGCCCTGATGCTCGACTGGGGCTTTCAGCGCGAGTGCGATGTGCTGCTGGCGGTGACGGCGGCGGGCTCCGAGCAGCTCGCGCGTCTCGAGCGGTCGCGGGGCTGGAGTCGCGCCGAGGCCGCCGCCCGCCTCGCCGCCCAGCCCAGCCGCGAGGAGTACGAGGCGGCGGCCGACGAGAGAATCGAGAATTCGGGAAGCGAGGCGGATCTGCAGAAGCAGCTGGCGGCGGTCTGGCAGCGGCTCGTGTTGCGGCTCTCGGGGCGCTGCTGA